In one window of Helianthus annuus cultivar XRQ/B chromosome 17, HanXRQr2.0-SUNRISE, whole genome shotgun sequence DNA:
- the LOC118489118 gene encoding uncharacterized protein LOC118489118 gives MELPNKGVHTATGAANTHLAPPSPEFSEAKIHNNLSNGDVYGEQKTTQLDSHNSSNSNNNSVEIEIKEEPLEHNGNYGNVEQTLVSPPHPQLPKPEPPSGVLTAEKSNPKPLIKRSTSSPESAVQIPAIGKFFREKSNSLSTAITKRLSLSKNENDVVKEFSLSGLKVTVKLKTETDETENEQFKGRITFFSRSNCRDSTAVRSYFRDRKLRYVEINVDVYPTREKELIERTGSNAVPQIFFNEKLFGGLVALNSLRNCGLLEEKMMELLCRKCPDDAPAVPVYGFDDLEEEKVDEMVTVVRVLRQRLPIQDRLVKMKIVKNCFSASEMVEVLIHQFDCGRKKAVEMGKQLARRHFIHHVFGENEFEDGNHFYRFLEHEPFIPLCYNFRGSTNDREPKSATLISQKLGKIMSAILESYASEDGCCLDYLGISNSEEFRRYVNLTQELQRVDISTLTASERLAFFLNLHNAMVIHGVISVGHPGSAIIDRRSFNSDFLYVIGGSPYSLTAIVNGVLRNNRRAPYSFTKPFGSDDKRLELALPQVNPLIHFGICNGSKSSPPVRFFTSQGVEPELKFAAREFLQRDGIQVDLAKRTVRLTRIFKWFSADFGQEKEMLKWIIGYLDATKAGLLSHLSSDGGTVHIAYQNYDWSINC, from the exons ATGGAGTTACCTAACAAAGGAGTGCACACAGCAACCGGTGCTGCTAATACACACCTAGCTCCTCCGTCACCGGAGTTTtccgaagccaaaattcacaacAACCTTTCAAACGGCGACGTTTACGGAGAACAAAAAACAACACAACTTGATTCACACAATTCTAGTAACAGTAACAATAACTCTGTTGAAATTGAGATCAAAGAAGAACCGTTAGAACACAACGGAAATTACGGTAACGTTGAACAAACTCTCGTATCTCCACCACATCCGCAGCTTCCAAAACCAGAACCACCTTCTGGAGTTCTCACCGCAGAGAAATCGAATCCGAAACCGTTGATTAAACGATCTACCTCATCACCGGAAAGTGCCGTACAGATACCGGCAATTGGAAAATTCTTCCGAGAGAAGAGCAACAGCTTATCAACAGCGATCACAAAACGGTTATCGTTATCAAAAAACGAAAACGACGTCGTAAAGGAGTTTAGTTTATCCGGACTCAAAGTGACAGTAAAACTTAAAACCGAAACAGATGAAACCGAAAACGAACAGTTCAAAGGACGAATCACCTTCTTTTCACGGTCAAATTGCAGAGATTCGACAGCCGTTCGATCATATTTTCGTGATCGGAAGTTACGCTACGTGGAGATCAACGTCGACGTGTATCCAACGAGAGAGAAGGAACTGATCGAACGGACAGGAAGCAACGCTGTGCCTCAGATATTTTTTAACGAGAAGTTGTTTGGTGGACTTGTGGCGTTGAATTCGCTGAGGAATTGCGGATTGTTGGAGGAGAAAATGATGGAATTGCTTTGCCGGAAGTGTCCGGATGATGCTCCGGCGGTTCCAGTTTACGGATTTGACGATTTAGAGGAGGAGAAGGTTGACGAGATGGTGACGGTTGTTAGAGTGTTGCGGCAACGGTTGCCGATTCAGGACCGGTTGGTGAAGATGAAGATTGTGAAGAATTGCTTCTCGGCGTCGGAGATGGTGGAGGTTTTGATTCACCAGTTTGATTGTGGGAGGAAGAAG GCTGTAGAGATGGGGAAGCAGCTAGCAAGAAGACACTTCATCCATCACGTTTTCGG GGAAAACGAATTCGAAGATGGAAACCATTTTTATAGGTTTCTTGAACACGAGCCTTTCATTCCTCTATGCTATAACTTTCGGGGTTCCACAAACGATCGCGAGCCTAAATCTGCTACTTTAATTAgccaaaaacttggcaaaataatGTCAGCCATACTTGAATCCTATGCATCTGAAGACGGCTGCTGTCTTGATTATTTGGGTATCAGCAACAGCGAGGAATTCCGAAG ATATGTAAATCTAACGCAAGAACTTCAAAGGGTGGATATATCTACACTTACTGCTTCTGAAAGGCTTGCTTTCTTTCTTAATCTGCATAATGCCATGGTTATCCATGGTGTCATCAGTGTTGGGCATCCCGGGTCAGCAATAATCGATAGGAGATCCTTTAATTCTGATTTTTTATACGTCATTGGCGGGTCCCCTTATTCCCTTACAGCAATTGTTAATGGTGTTCTTAGAAATAACCGTAGAGCACCTTACTCGTTCACAAAACCTTTTGGTTCTGATGACAAGCGTCTAGAG TTGGCTTTACCACAAGTTAATCCATTGATCCATTTTGGTATCTGCAACGGATCAAAATCAAGCCCGCCCGTGAGATTTTTCACCTCCCAAGGCGTAGAACCCGAACTGAAATTTGCTGCACGCGAGTTTCTACAAAGGGATGGGATTCAAGTCGATCTAGCCAAGAGAACAGTGCGCCTCACTCGTATCTTCAAGTG GTTTAGTGCAGATTTTGGGCAGGAAAAAGAGATGTTAAAGTGGATCATTGGCTACTTGGATGCAACCAAAGCAGGGCTGTTGTCACATCTTTCTAGTGACGGCGGTACTGTGCATATTGCTTACCAGAACTATGACTGGTCCATCAATTGTTAA